In Hevea brasiliensis isolate MT/VB/25A 57/8 chromosome 13, ASM3005281v1, whole genome shotgun sequence, a single genomic region encodes these proteins:
- the LOC131172094 gene encoding G-type lectin S-receptor-like serine/threonine-protein kinase RKS1, translating to MTYSVSDASVILRVMLDYSGLVKNLIWHEKDGKWNEFWSVPKSPCDPYGRCGTYGICDPHFFSRRFECDCLPGYEPKSPSEWNILKDASGGCVRKRLESTSSCGHGDGFVKVANVKVPDTSAAVWVSTNMSPRDCEKNIMRNCSCSAYASIDIAEKETGCLTWYGKLMDTVHNREEGYDIYVRVDAIQKS from the coding sequence ATGACCTACTCTGTTTCTGATGCTTCTGTTATCCTAAGGGTAATGTTGGACTATTCAGGACTAGTTAAGAATCTAATTTGGCATGAAAAAGATGGCAAATGGAATGAATTCTGGTCGGTACCAAAATCTCCGTGTGATCCATATGGGCGTTGTGGTACCTATGGAATATGTGATCCTCACTTTTTTAGTCGAAGATTTGAATGTGATTGTTTACCGGGGTATGAACCCAAGTCCCCAAGTGAATGGAATATTCTAAAAGATGCATCAGGCGGGTGTGTCAGGAAGCGACTAGAGTCTACCTCATCATGTGGCCATGGAGACGGATTTGTGAAAGTGGCAAATGTTAAAGTACCTGACACTTCAGCAGCAGTTTGGGTGAGCACGAATATGAGTCCAAGGGACTGTGAAAAGAATATCATGAGGAATTGTTCATGCTCTGCATATGCAAGCATAGATATTGCTGAGAAGGAGACTGGCTGTTTGACATGGTATGGCAAATTAATGGACACTGTACATAATAGGGAAGAGGGATATGATATTTATGTTCGTGTTGATGCAATTCAAAAGTCGTAG